From a single Granulicella aggregans genomic region:
- a CDS encoding DUF6580 family putative transport protein produces MSAYLVLLLAVLSRILPHTFHVVGLNFTAVGGGLLFFGARRSRWQALIAILALAATDYYLTVYAYGFPFHVSSYLATWAWYGAICLLGSGLLAKRATALRVTAGVLATSTSFFVLSNFMVWAAGGMYPATTAGLGACYVAAIPFFANDLISTAIVAGALFGVPALAKDIARTVWLPEGSNQPLA; encoded by the coding sequence ATGTCCGCATATCTTGTACTCCTGCTCGCTGTACTCAGCCGCATCCTGCCGCACACGTTTCATGTTGTCGGCTTGAACTTCACCGCTGTTGGCGGCGGCCTGCTGTTCTTCGGCGCTCGACGGAGCCGCTGGCAGGCGTTGATCGCGATCCTCGCGCTGGCTGCTACCGACTACTACCTGACGGTCTATGCCTACGGATTTCCCTTCCATGTGAGCAGCTACCTTGCTACTTGGGCGTGGTATGGGGCAATCTGCCTGCTGGGCAGCGGACTGCTCGCCAAGCGCGCGACCGCGCTGCGTGTGACTGCAGGCGTGCTTGCAACCTCTACTTCGTTCTTCGTGCTCAGCAACTTCATGGTCTGGGCTGCGGGCGGGATGTACCCCGCAACGACCGCTGGGCTTGGAGCCTGCTACGTTGCGGCAATTCCCTTCTTCGCCAACGACCTGATCTCAACCGCGATCGTCGCCGGTGCGCTCTTCGGAGTTCCCGCCCTGGCAAAGGACATCGCACGGACCGTGTGGCTGCCGGAAGGCTCGAACCAGCCGCTCGCGTAA
- a CDS encoding phytoene desaturase family protein codes for MSRILDAEMAKASIIGAGPNGLSAAITMAQAGIETTVFEAGATAGGAARTAEITLPGFRHDLGSSVYPMGAASPFFNSLPLHRHGHRWIEPPAPLAHPFDDGTAVMLEHDMATTCSGLGNASDAAAYKSLIRPLVDDWPALCTEILGPIVHLPRSPLLLARFGIYAMLSASTLARSAFKGTRARALFAGMAAHSVLPLTSPLSSAVGLVLAAAGHATGWPIAEGGAQSLSDALVEHLESLGGSVHLNRQVTSLEDIGLAEAVLCDISPRQLLTIAGDAMPASYRRQLESYRYGPGAYKIDWALSDPIPWTAKDCSRAATVHVGGSLEEMIASEAAPWSSERVKERPFVLLVQPSLFDHSRAPAGKHTAWGYCHVHNGSTASHFEAIEAQIERFAPGFRDCILARTITTPANFEAWNANLIGGDISGGAMTAKQLIFRPTPSLYSTGLPKVFLCSASTPPGGGVHGMCGHLAAKRAIERLKLA; via the coding sequence ATGTCGCGTATCCTCGACGCAGAGATGGCGAAGGCATCGATCATCGGCGCGGGCCCGAACGGACTGAGCGCGGCCATTACGATGGCGCAGGCGGGCATCGAGACGACTGTCTTCGAGGCCGGCGCGACGGCTGGCGGGGCAGCGCGGACGGCCGAGATCACCTTGCCCGGCTTCCGCCACGATCTCGGCTCCTCCGTGTACCCCATGGGAGCGGCGTCGCCCTTCTTCAACTCGCTGCCGCTTCACCGGCATGGCCATCGCTGGATCGAACCTCCCGCACCCTTGGCGCACCCTTTTGATGACGGCACCGCGGTCATGCTGGAGCACGACATGGCCACGACATGCAGCGGCCTGGGCAACGCCAGTGATGCCGCCGCGTATAAGAGCCTGATCAGGCCGCTCGTAGATGACTGGCCCGCGCTCTGCACCGAGATCCTCGGCCCCATCGTTCACCTTCCCCGAAGCCCTTTGTTGCTCGCAAGGTTCGGCATCTACGCGATGCTCTCCGCTTCGACGCTCGCCCGCAGCGCCTTCAAAGGCACCCGCGCCAGGGCTCTCTTTGCCGGAATGGCCGCTCATTCGGTTCTGCCGCTCACGAGTCCACTCTCGTCCGCCGTCGGCCTGGTGCTTGCCGCAGCCGGACATGCGACCGGTTGGCCCATCGCGGAGGGAGGAGCGCAGTCGCTCTCCGACGCTTTGGTGGAACACCTTGAGAGCCTCGGCGGAAGCGTTCATCTCAACCGGCAGGTGACCTCTCTCGAAGACATAGGGCTTGCCGAAGCCGTACTCTGCGACATCTCGCCAAGGCAACTTCTGACCATCGCTGGAGACGCCATGCCAGCCTCTTACCGCCGCCAGCTGGAGAGCTACCGCTATGGCCCCGGAGCGTACAAGATCGACTGGGCACTCAGCGATCCGATCCCATGGACGGCGAAGGACTGCTCCCGCGCCGCGACCGTGCATGTTGGCGGCAGCTTGGAGGAGATGATCGCCTCCGAGGCTGCGCCTTGGTCTTCCGAAAGGGTCAAGGAAAGACCGTTCGTGCTGCTGGTACAGCCTAGTCTCTTCGACCACTCTCGCGCGCCTGCGGGCAAACATACAGCGTGGGGCTACTGCCACGTCCACAACGGCTCCACTGCCTCACACTTCGAAGCCATCGAAGCGCAGATTGAACGTTTCGCTCCGGGCTTTCGCGACTGCATCCTCGCGAGAACGATCACGACACCGGCGAACTTCGAGGCCTGGAACGCGAACCTCATCGGTGGAGACATCTCAGGCGGTGCCATGACCGCGAAGCAGCTGATCTTCCGACCGACTCCGTCGCTCTACAGCACCGGCCTTCCGAAGGTCTTCCTTTGTTCGGCGTCTACGCCCCCAGGCGGCGGTGTCCACGGAATGTGCGGTCATCTTGCTGCGAAGCGAGCGATTGAACGTCTCAAACTGGCTTGA